The Anomalospiza imberbis isolate Cuckoo-Finch-1a 21T00152 chromosome 2, ASM3175350v1, whole genome shotgun sequence nucleotide sequence TAAGTTCTGTAGACCTCCATGTGTCCTTGGGGTTGGAGCATGGCAGAATGAATAAATGAGTGTCTGGTATTTGATCTCTGTTTGTGTAGGTGTGAGTGGAGAAGGTGGAGGTGAGAACGTAGTTACACTTTCTCTGGTGACACCTAAAAGATAAAATGTATGTGATTATGAAGTTGAATCTTTCTATCAAAATTTAAACGTAGTATGTCGGTGTTaattgttttgctgctgctttacaGAGGAAATTTTTCCTTGTTAAAAGAAAGTGGACCTGACACACACTTTAACATTTGGAAAGTATTATTAAAAGGTTTTATAGGGAGGTATTGAGTAGCTACACTAAATCTTTTaacaaaaaagtttttattGCTGTGAAGTATCTTATGGGAAGAGCGAAGTTTCAATTGTGTGGTATGAAATTacttatgcttttttttcctgtttttgttCTAGGGTCCTGTGCTGATAGGCAGTTCTCATGGTGGTGTTAATATTGAAGATGTTGCTGCAGAGAATCCTGAGGCGATAATTAAGGAACCCATTGATATAGTAGAAGGCATAAAAAAGGAACAAGCTGTTAGGGTAATTGTTAATGTGGGAAAGTACACATTAGTGAGGATGGGAAAGTTGCTTCTAATTTTTATAAAGGGTGTGTGTATTCAATCTGCTGAGTTGTCTTAAATCCTTATTTGAAACAAATTTGAAGtagatatttaaatattttcaggtgAATCAGTGTAAATCCAACTGCATGGCAGTACTTCATCAAGCTTTTATACAGCTGTGCAAAGGCATAGCATGATAAATTTTTATTAGCTCTTTTTTAGGATAAGTACAGTGTTCTATATTGAAAACAGTCTGTTCAAATCAAAGAGTgagtttgttcttttttccccagtagACAGGGCAGGTTCTACATCTACAAATCCAAATGACATTGAAATAATAGCTAAACTGAGACATCCTAACATGGGTTAACAGTaacttttcttttactttcagCTTGCCCAGAAAATGGGATTTCCTCCTAATCTAGTGGATGAAGCAGCTGAAAATATGATCAAATTATATAATCTCTTTCTGAAATATGATGCTACCATGATAGAAATAAATCCTATGGTGGAAGATGCATCAGGAGTTGGTAATGTATCTTATTCATACTCTTCATGTAACATCTTGACATTTTTGTAAATCTAGGTTGCTTCACACTGATAAAACTTCAGCTGTATACAGCAAGAGGAGTTAGTATTAACATGGCACgttgaaaaaaatttaataaagcaGATAAATTTGAGAATCTGAATATAGTAGGAATCTGCTCTTAATTGCCAAGTATGATCTTAAGTGTaacttccttttttaatttttaaattttttaataaagagcacATCTACCCAAGATAAGGCATTCCTGGAAATCAGGTCTTTTGAAAATTCATAAACTGAAATTTGAGCCACCGCATGTATCCAAAATTGGTACTGTGATGGTAACCAGAACAGTAGCAACTACGAGAAATCTGCTGCCTTTATGACTCAGGCATTAGAATAGCTGATGGAGTGTGATCTATGGAAAGACTGTAGGGGTTTAAGTAATATCTTGATGTTTATGAGGTTTTTAGCATATCCAATTGCAGAATAGTTATTTAATGTTCAATCACAGCCAATTCCACTCTACAAAAAAATAAGCCTGTAGAGAGTATTTGTGCTTGAACTCAGATACAACAGTTTGAAATTTAAATATGAATGTACCTCTTTCATCAAAGTGTTCATTATTACTGTCACTGGGGTggtttttgtgtggttttttttttttttagtaatgcTTAAGTGATCAATAGAGAGCAGTTTTTTCCATCTGTTTCTTGTGCCTTGTTATTTTTATATCATTTTCACTGAGGGATAGAAATGAAGTGATACGATGTTAGTTCTGATGTAAAGAATACTGTAGGTTTTCTGCTTGCTAAATCTTAAGTAAATTTACttctgtgtattttttcctaacattttattttccaactCGGGCACTTTTTCATCATGTTTCTGTGTGCTTACTGTCATGCACACATTATATATGTTTATTCTAAAAGCAAAAACTAAgatggattaaaaaaaccccaaatcagaGACCTTCTTTAAGGATTAGTTTTATGCTAATTATTTGTGGTGCATTCCCCCCAttcttttccaggctgcagTGTGATCAGAGAAAACATAATTTGCTCAGATTTATCAAACAGCTTGTTGTAAGCTTTTTTGGGTTTAGAGTGTCTCAAGAAATACTTATCTTCCCTTTTTGTGCATAACTGATAATATGGGGAAACTGGAGAGAATCTTGTATTTATTGACAGTCGTAAATATGCCTTTTTAGCAAAACTTTGTGTTTGGACTGCATGACCTAGCTGCCATTTTTGACTTAACATACTTTAACACATTCATGTAGCATTTGAATTGTTACTATAATATTAAATGATGGTAAGtaatggtgttttttttcaatttcagtGATGTGTATGGATGCAAAGATAAACTTTGACAGCAATTCAGCCTATCGTCAGAAGAAGATCTTTGATATGCAGGATTGGACACAGGAAGACCAAAGAGACAAGGATGCTGCAAAAGCAGATCTCAACTATATAGGGTTGGATGGAAACATAGGCTGCTTAGGTATGTACtatttaatgaattttaaatgaCCTAATGGATTTATAAGCTGAATTCCTAAATGTTATCTTTATTCTCATATAGTCAATGGTGCTGGTTTAGCTATGGCCACAATGGATATAATTAAACTGCACGGCGGAACTCCAGCAAACTTCCTTGATGTTGGTGGTGGTGCTACAGCGCAGCAAGTGACAGAAGCCTTTAAGCTTATTACCTCTGATAAAAAGGTGAGGAAAGAGTTGGCATATCAAGGTCCTACACAGTGGTAAGACAGGCTATGATTTGGAAAACAATGCTTGGTACATGTTCTccagaaaacatgtttttataAGCACAGAACTAGAAAGAAAGAAGATGGAAATCTTAGCTTCATCTTGGTGCAGATGAAGGAGGCCTAATaatatatggatttttttttacctttttaaatAATAGGGGTTTTGGCTGTGTACTGAGTAGACAGTTTTGTGTCTGCTGGTTGAAGTTACagctgtattttaatattttcagaaatcttGGATTCAGAAACTCCTACTGTCTGCTGTTTAAACAGAAAGCGGCATTCAGTTGTTTTcccagttttgtttttcttttggatGAGTTTTACAGCTGGGTCTGTGTTTTGCATAGAGTTGTAGAGATGAAtgtttgctgtgctgtgcacaAACAAGTTTTTAGGGTACTGGTTATATGTAATGTAAGATAAAATAACTTTGTAAGGGGCTTGGAAGGGCTTTAATGTTTATCCTAATTAAAAATTTATCAGAAGtgcttaaatattattttaataatacatTGGTTGAAACTGGAGGAAAAGCTTTTCCACAGAAATAATGTGAAGGCTGGATTGATGGTCTACATAGAGATGCTTATCCCAGGGGGAACTCGGcagtttggggctttttaaaataaagaaaattattttaaaaggggTAACTTTAAAAGGGGGGAATGACTTGCGAGACCTGCTAATGATATGCTGCTTTTGCATGACAGTTTTATGTACCACTTGCTCATCTTTGGAAAGGTCCAGAAACAAATAGTGTGTGATATTCCAGAGGAGCTTAGTCTCTTTCTTGTTGGAAAGACTTATTATCAAATGCAGGGTCTGTAACACACTCCAAGAGTGTTACAGAATCATTTaatcatttagattggaaaagacatttaaaattgAGTCCAACCATAAATCTAACATTGCCCAGTCCTGCACTTAAACCATGTCTCTAAGCTCCACGTCTACAAGTCTTAAATACCTTCAGGGTTGGTGACTCAGCCACTTCCTTGGCAGCCTGTGCGAATGATTAACAACCCTtgtggtgaagaaatttttcccaatatccaatctaaaactcccctggtgcaacttgaagccatttcctcttaaTGCTTGTTACTTGGGAGGAGGGAGAACCCCACCTTGCTACATCCTTTCgggcagttgtagagagtggtaaggtcccccctgagcctccttttatCCAGTCTAAATACACCAGCTCCATCAGCCCATCCTCATAAGCATTGTTCTTTCTTCACATTTTTCCAGCAAATTGAGGGAACAATGAGGGACACAGtcacagagagaagagaagaaacgAGGAAGAATGCGGGTTGCTCATTTGGGAAAAGTTTTTGCAATGCAAATTCTCTGCTGATATGTGGACAGAGGGTGTCCAAACAGACTTCTTAAgacagcttttcctttctgctttctttcagtTGCTCACtagtttattaaaaaacaatgaCTATAGCTGGGATTCCTGTTGCTGAAACTCAAAGAGCAGTGCAGCCCACTGATGTCACAGACTGCGCTCAGGGTTCAGTTCAGGGCTTGTTTGGAGCAGCCTTCTGAGGTGCCAGTCTAAGTTGCCCATTAGTAGGAGGAGGAAGAACAATGCTACGCAGATGAGCTAGTCTAAGTGCAAGATCATGGGAACCAAGTTACTCTTCATGAACCAGTTGCACAGGAATGTTTTGTCTTGTCAAGTTTGCTCTGTCGTCTAAGGCTGTCTGCCCATTTTGATTCctgctttgtttcatttttttatctttGACCATGGTTCTTTTTACCTTTCCTTTCTACCACTACCACTTCCATTCAGTTCCCTTAACTGTTGTCTTAATCCTCCtgaataaaatgtatttcaaatagCTTATCTCTAAGCATGTTGTCTTTTAGGTAAACTGTGTAAACAGGGTCTTGtgtatgaatttttaaaatttcctgttTTCAGTATGTGGAGTTACAGGTGTGGGGGTACCTCTGATGGAGTACTGTTAGCAATGGAAAGATAAATAGTTGACAAATACAGTTTTCTGAAGTAACTGCTCTGTTGTATGTGACTCTACAGAACTGTACTTTGGTTGCTGATGTTCTGTAGAACAGAAGTGTTCTGTCTTGCAGAGTCCCTTAATACAACTAAAGAGCTTGAATTATCCTTAGACTGAAGACTGTGTGCTACTTTCATCTGATGTCTCTGGCCATTTTCAATGTGAATATTGTCATTGATTCCGTAGGTACTGGCTATTCTGGTGAATATTTTTGGTGGCATTATGAGATGTGATGTTATAGCGCAAGGCATCGTTACGGCAGTAAAGGATTTGGAGCTAAAAGTTCCTATTGTGGTACGGTTGCAAGGTGAGTGTGcttcatatatattttaatatatttctctCTAATTGACAGGTGTCATTGAGCTTATATACTGTATAGCAAGCTGCCTGTGAGTTGAAGTCAATGgagaaataaggcaaagcttGAATTTAGATGGTGAGGATTCGAAAGTTAATAAAAAGAGACTTCCTGCTTTTTAACTGCTAATGTCGCTTTCTAGATTTATTCACTAACTTTTGGAAAAGGCTTCCTAGAAATATGAGACTAGTAgctagtagtagtagtattcTCCTGTTCAATAAGAGTGGCATTTTATCTGTTTCTGAAGGTACACGAGTTGATGATGCCAAAGCTTTAATAACAGCTAGTGGCCTCAAGATCCTTGCGTGTGATGACTTGGATGAAGCTGCAAAAATGGTAAGATAGCTGATTATGAATATTCTTTTCAGAACATAGCATCTGTTGCAGAGTATTGTGAAGCTGAAACTCCATTCAATCAACTACAGGTAGCTTAGGATAAATCCCAGTGCCAGTTACTACCAGTGCCTGAATCAAATATTTTACGAATTAGTAAGTGCATAATTTGTCAGGGGAACAATGATGCAGTCAGAAACtattaaaccccacaaaccaaaaccagatCAATGATCAGCCACTCCCCTTGGTGGGAGAATGACTAAGACATTAGCTTTATTAATTGGGAGAAAATGCTTAAATTGAGGTGGCTGAAAAATGCGATGTAACGCTTCCTTTTATCAACCACTGTATTTCAGTGTGCATGATTGTAACTATAGTTGATCATGATGTGGCCTCATAAGATAATTAGATATTCAAATGCACTGTTCAGATGCCctgatttgtgtgtgtgttgctttgctttgtttggggaaagaaagttGTACTAGAAATGTATAGCAAAAAAGTTAGAAGATACCTGGTGGATTTTGAGTCATGGGGAAActtaggaatttttttcccaaagaacCACTTACTCTGTTATAACATTTCATTCTAAGCAGGAAATAATTCAGAGAAATTTAGAGTCGTCATGCAGGAGAAGATGAGGATCCTTAAGGTGTCAAAATAAGATCCAGAAGTGCTTGCAACAAAAACTTAGAGGAGAAGTAGCTTCTAGATATATAGAATTTCTTGTGAGTTGCTATCTCAACACCTCGCAAAATAACAAGGTGGCacataaaatttaaaacttaGCATTTTATCAAAATACTTTGTTATAAATGAGAAGCAGACTAGTTTAAATCCATGAGATGTTTGCTAGAAGACTCTATTATCTTTCATTTAAAAGTGATTAAGAAGTACTGAGCTAAATAATAATCCCCTCTGATATCTTACTGATGATTCCCTGgtattattttgtttaaaaagattGATCCAGCTCAGTCAAGTTCTGATTGCTTTGAAattaagtttttgttttctgtttttcaggtgGTGAAGCTATCTGAAATAGTAAGCTTAGCAAAACAAGCTCATGTGGATGTTAAATTTCAGTTGCCAATTTGATCTGGGAAGTGTCATGCCAGTGTCTAACTTGTTCTCTGAAATACTGTGTTCTGtgggaaattttaatttttcttttctgtggagGTTTTGATTGACAGGCGCACAAACTGAAGCATCTGATCTTTAATGTTAACATTCAGAATGGTCAGAATTCTTGTAAAAGTGTGTATTGCTGATATTTAGTCTTTCTTAGTTGTTATTCTCAAGCCTCCAGCTTCTGCTGCAGAATGTCACTTGCAATATACTTCTGCGTTGTCCAAAGTAAAGCTTCTGGTTGAAAACATAATTATTCTGAATAAATTTTGAAGTTACTTTACTTGTAAATTTGTATTAGCCTTGTTTAAAAGTAAATATGACTGAATTATCTAGTTGTCCATGTGGAAAAATGTATTGAAACGGTATTTTATGTTGGAGACATTTGTACTTAGCAGTATAATGGACATGAGCAAACCAATCATTATTTATGAACAGATGCATTTGAACTGATCAGAAATACTTTAAGAAGTCCTTCATTGAAGTGGCTGGTAACTCTTCTGGACAACGTGTTAAATCACTACAAAATATACTGTAGCACTTATATTTTCACAGTTTCTGGTCCCCATGAAAAAGCATTGTGTAGTTTTATATACAAACAAGCATTTACCAAGCTTCAAGGAGATGGGATAAATAGAGAATTAAAATGTCTATTGTACATCGCTAATAAAATTGTACATTAATAAAATCTCCCAAAACTTTTACTGTTGTTCTTTTATATGTTGCCATTTTGATTCATTGCATATAGCCAGTGTTTAAGCCCTCATTTAAGACAGCAAACTGAAACCTTTTTAGGAGTAAAGTTGTAATGCCACATTTGTTAATAGTTTTCCTCCCTGAAGTGCACTGTGATTAAAACCACATAAACTCATGTAGAAAGGCTTGGACAGATATCATGCATGTAATATCTTGCTAAAATATAACTAATCTCTGCATAAATAAATATGCAGGAAATTGTTGCTTCTTGGGGAAATACTGCTTCTACTAATGAATAACCATTAATTTTTGTCACTTTACTTTCACATTACACTGAACTTGGAACTTGGATGATAATCCATTTACTGTTTAGTTTCCAAATAAGAAcacattttttgtttgtattttgtaGGCTTCTTTGtttgaaatgttattttcttgGCTAATGACAGTGTAGTTTTATCTGGAAATAATGAAGCTACTTCTGTGATGGGAATTCAGAATGGGAAAACATACAGTTATGAGCTAAGGACTTAAAAGGATTATATGAAATGTGGGAAAATCAATAATGTGTTGTTATGAAGAAGTGAGGTATTAAATGAAAAACTTTATACTAGCATGGTGTATTTCAGTAATCTTTTTGGCAGTAGTAAAAATCAGCAGCAGTTAAACTCTCTCCAGATTTAAACTGGATTATTTTTGATCCTAGCTGTTCTTTCACTGAATATTGTGTGTTGTTGATCCAGCATGCTAAATTTGGCATGTGGGTGTGCTTGGAATTGCTTTTATTCAGTTGCCTTGAATTGAATTGCAGAGATGACTGCCATTCAAACTGTAGTTTGAATAAATCTGTTAGACATTTCATGAAGCTGCAAATAATGCATTTCATAAGCTGCAATGGATAATTTagagaaaataattcatttttagcGTGTGTGTTTGCTTCTAgctttttttctatttacatTGAAATCTTTGTGAACTGCTAATGTTAAATGGAAATTATCTTTTCACACAAATATGTAGAGGAATGGAGGCAAA carries:
- the SUCLA2 gene encoding succinate--CoA ligase [ADP-forming] subunit beta, mitochondrial, which encodes MAASMICSRVAAGLRGSGLRASLGSTAGKVLAGSPGILNNHGFQVQQQQQRRLSLHEYLSMGLLKEAGISVPHGVVANTPDEAYKIAKEIGSKDIVVKAQVLAGGRGKGTFEGGLKGGVKIVFSPEEAKAVSSQMIGKKLFTKQTGEKGRICNQVFICERRYPRREYYFAITMERSFQGPVLIGSSHGGVNIEDVAAENPEAIIKEPIDIVEGIKKEQAVRLAQKMGFPPNLVDEAAENMIKLYNLFLKYDATMIEINPMVEDASGVVMCMDAKINFDSNSAYRQKKIFDMQDWTQEDQRDKDAAKADLNYIGLDGNIGCLVNGAGLAMATMDIIKLHGGTPANFLDVGGGATAQQVTEAFKLITSDKKVLAILVNIFGGIMRCDVIAQGIVTAVKDLELKVPIVVRLQGTRVDDAKALITASGLKILACDDLDEAAKMVVKLSEIVSLAKQAHVDVKFQLPI